Sequence from the Streptomyces sp. NBC_00440 genome:
AGGGTGCGATGGACCTGCTCGGGGTCGAGGAGCTGGAGGTCTGCCCCTGGGCGCTGCGCGAGGGCGTCATCCTGCGCCGCCTCGACCACCTGCCGGTCAGGTAGGACCTCGTCCCGATCCGCCCGGGATCCGGACGAAGGTCCCCGGGCGCGGCCCGTACGCTGTCTTCCGTGGCAGAACCAGTGGTGCGCATCCCGGATGCGAAGGTCGCGCTGTCCACGGCATCCGTGTATCCGGAGTCGACGGCGACGGCCTTCGAGATCGCCGCGCGCCTCGGCTACGACGGCGTCGAGGTCATGGTGTGGACGGACCCCGTCAGCCAGGACATCGAGGCGCTGCGCAGACTCTCCGACCACTACCGGATGCCGGTCCTCGCCGTACACGCGCCGTGTCTGCTGATCACCCAGCGGGTCTGGTCCACCGACCCCTGGACCAAACTCCAGCGCGCCAGGTCGGCCGCCGAGCGGCTCGGGGCCTCCACCGTCGTCGTCCACCCGCCCTTCCGCTGGCAGCGCTCGTACGCCCGTGACTTCGTCGACGGGATCTGGCGGATGGCGGACGAGACCGATGTGCGGTTCGCCGTGGAGAACATGTACCCGTGGCGCTACCGGGACCGCGAGATGCTCGCGTACGCCCCCGACTGGGACGTCACCAGCGACGACTACCGCCACTTCACGGCCGACCTCTCGCACACGGCGACCGCCCGTACCGACGCGATGGCGATGATCGGCCGGATGGGCCCGCGGCTGGCCCATGTGCACCTCGCGGACGGCCGGGGCTCCGGCAAGGACGAGCACCTGGTGCCGGGCCGCGGCACACAGCCCTGCGCCGAGCTGCTCGAAGGGCTCGCGGGCAGCGGCTTCG
This genomic interval carries:
- a CDS encoding sugar phosphate isomerase/epimerase family protein; translation: MAEPVVRIPDAKVALSTASVYPESTATAFEIAARLGYDGVEVMVWTDPVSQDIEALRRLSDHYRMPVLAVHAPCLLITQRVWSTDPWTKLQRARSAAERLGASTVVVHPPFRWQRSYARDFVDGIWRMADETDVRFAVENMYPWRYRDREMLAYAPDWDVTSDDYRHFTADLSHTATARTDAMAMIGRMGPRLAHVHLADGRGSGKDEHLVPGRGTQPCAELLEGLAGSGFDGHVVIEVNTRRAMSTAEREADLAEALAFTRLHLATRVRHP